The proteins below come from a single Limosilactobacillus reuteri genomic window:
- a CDS encoding helix-turn-helix domain-containing protein, translated as MNKLLRFFSYHQPRRIRVIENTLRSRRTVATLFWARQYGILEWLGADRTLNRQEYDQLINQLVADKLLAIDDQSQAILTEEGAKVLKNEEETFYIPSFYDWYWLTNTQRIIQRLFLAIQVVSEFSYHQRKYVPLAISYGEMVAVKQWFRQNYHHDLVKNLYTDLHRFGSALESEDPRMTTDLFNVMIGYQRSGWTINQAAQELKIKIDDIQYLRHDEMLAVSAYARNFPGPLQQLLLPLINESPLNRSAQVTFDLYTQGEPIELIAQERRLKENTIREHLLEAAILIPDKLDWDILLPESKRDELSRFYKGEPTVWKFDEQIASFYEYRLYQIFQGITNEK; from the coding sequence GTGAATAAATTATTGCGCTTTTTTAGCTATCACCAGCCACGGCGAATTCGTGTAATTGAAAACACTCTGCGAAGTCGGCGAACAGTCGCAACTCTCTTTTGGGCTCGACAGTATGGAATCTTAGAGTGGTTAGGGGCAGATCGAACACTGAATCGACAAGAATATGATCAGCTTATTAATCAACTTGTTGCTGATAAACTATTAGCGATTGATGATCAATCCCAAGCAATTCTTACAGAAGAGGGCGCGAAAGTTTTAAAAAACGAAGAAGAAACTTTCTACATCCCATCGTTTTATGACTGGTACTGGTTAACCAATACGCAACGAATAATCCAACGACTTTTTTTAGCTATTCAAGTCGTATCAGAATTCTCTTATCATCAAAGAAAGTATGTTCCATTGGCGATTTCATATGGTGAAATGGTTGCGGTGAAGCAGTGGTTTCGACAAAATTATCATCACGATCTGGTTAAAAATCTCTATACTGATCTCCATCGGTTTGGCAGCGCTTTGGAAAGTGAAGATCCACGAATGACAACGGACCTTTTTAATGTCATGATTGGTTATCAGCGATCAGGATGGACAATTAATCAAGCAGCTCAAGAATTGAAAATAAAAATCGATGATATCCAGTACTTACGTCATGACGAGATGTTAGCGGTTAGCGCTTATGCTCGTAATTTTCCTGGTCCACTGCAACAATTGCTCCTTCCGCTGATCAATGAGAGTCCACTAAATCGGAGTGCCCAAGTAACGTTTGACTTATATACCCAGGGAGAGCCAATTGAACTGATTGCTCAAGAGCGACGGTTGAAAGAAAATACAATTAGGGAGCATCTCTTGGAAGCGGCAATCCTTATTCCTGACAAGCTAGACTGGGATATCCTTTTGCCAGAGAGTAAGCGTGACGAACTTAGTCGATTCTATAAGGGCGAACCGACCGTATGGAAATTTGACGAGCAAATTGCCAGTTTTTATGAATACCGCCTATATCAAATATTTCAAGGAATAACAAATGAAAAATAA
- a CDS encoding ECF transporter S component → MTVTHQRIQRLVGIACLGALAFILMFFEFPVLPMAPYLKLDFSDVPVLIGGYIYGPVGGIIIAAIKCLIHGMIHGFSPAELIGVTSDFISSLALLLPFCWVWRHHNWSNKRQAIIGIALGTVTLTVLMSLLNLWILTPLYMAVWNWKSTLPVSQLVAIGVLPFNLIKGLVVTIVYVIIAGRLRPWLDQHRMI, encoded by the coding sequence ATGACAGTAACGCATCAACGTATTCAACGATTGGTAGGCATAGCCTGTTTGGGTGCCTTAGCATTTATTTTAATGTTTTTTGAGTTTCCGGTTTTGCCGATGGCGCCCTATCTTAAACTGGACTTTTCTGATGTCCCTGTTTTGATAGGGGGCTATATCTATGGGCCAGTTGGCGGAATTATTATCGCTGCAATTAAATGCTTAATTCACGGAATGATTCATGGCTTTTCGCCAGCTGAATTAATCGGGGTTACCAGCGACTTTATTTCATCCCTCGCTCTTCTGCTTCCGTTCTGCTGGGTATGGCGTCATCATAACTGGAGTAATAAAAGACAAGCTATTATCGGAATTGCTTTAGGAACCGTAACGTTGACTGTTTTAATGTCTCTGCTTAATTTGTGGATCCTTACCCCTTTATATATGGCAGTTTGGAACTGGAAGTCAACTTTGCCCGTATCTCAATTAGTAGCGATCGGTGTGTTGCCTTTTAACCTTATTAAGGGTTTGGTTGTTACAATTGTATATGTAATTATCGCGGGTCGGTTGCGTCCATGGCTAGACCAGCATAGAATGATTTAA
- a CDS encoding pseudouridine synthase — translation MERLQKAMAEAGVASRRASEKLILQGKVAVNGKIVTELGTKVGVHDEIVVNGVPIHHEQHVYYLLNKPRGVISSAHDDKGRRTVVDIIHDAEIDERIYPVGRLDYDTTGILLLTNDGALANKLMHPKYEVEKTYVAKVEGIVKNDELKQLRLGVVIDGRKTKPAKSKLLNVDRAKKTSLVQLTIHEGRNHQVKNMFKAVGHPVTKLHRETYGPLNLYGLQPGEFRALKPEEVQLLKKK, via the coding sequence ATGGAACGATTACAAAAGGCAATGGCGGAAGCGGGAGTAGCTTCTCGTCGGGCATCAGAAAAACTTATCCTTCAAGGGAAAGTTGCAGTTAATGGCAAGATTGTGACTGAACTTGGCACTAAAGTTGGCGTTCACGATGAGATTGTAGTAAATGGTGTTCCAATCCATCACGAACAGCACGTTTACTACTTGTTAAATAAGCCGCGGGGAGTTATCTCAAGTGCTCATGATGATAAAGGCCGTCGAACAGTGGTTGATATTATTCATGATGCTGAGATTGATGAACGCATTTATCCAGTTGGCCGATTGGACTATGATACAACTGGAATTCTTCTCCTAACAAATGATGGTGCTTTGGCAAATAAACTGATGCATCCTAAATATGAAGTTGAAAAAACCTATGTTGCTAAGGTTGAAGGAATCGTCAAAAATGATGAGTTAAAACAATTACGTTTAGGGGTAGTCATCGATGGTCGAAAGACAAAACCGGCTAAATCGAAGCTCTTGAATGTTGACCGTGCCAAGAAGACAAGCCTTGTTCAATTAACAATCCACGAAGGACGAAACCACCAAGTTAAGAATATGTTTAAGGCAGTAGGACATCCGGTGACTAAACTTCATCGTGAAACATATGGACCATTAAATTTATATGGTCTTCAGCCGGGTGAATTCCGTGCATTAAAGCCTGAAGAAGTGCAGTTATTAAAGAAAAAGTAA